The DNA window GACCACACAGGCAGCGATCAGGTTGGAGCGGTCATAAGGCGCACCGACCTTCTTGCGAAATTCCGCATCGGGGAGCTCACGCACGAGCACGTCAGCGGTCTTGTTCTTTGCCAGCTTGATCTGGCGCTTCTGGGCTTCGGTCGACGCGAATGCGCCACCGCTCTGGAGGGTTTCAATCAGGTTCATCGCCGTTTTCCATAGGTGCCCGGGCGCACGAGACGCGCACGGCGAACACGCGGGTGACCCCGCGCGCCCGAGCATGTGGTTTGGTCGCCGTTGCGCCCCTTACGGAGATTTCTTGGTGATGGTGCGCGGGCCAGTGCCCTGGATGGTGATGGTCCCGCGCCACACATCGTTGTCAGCCATGGCAACGGCAAAGTTCGAGATGTAGCCCTTGAACTTGATGTTGTCGACAGCGGTGACCGCGGCGAATGCGCTGGCGGTGACGGTCGGCGCCACAGCAGCGGCGGAGTCACTGGCCGGCGCCAGCACCAGGAATTCCATGACCTCGCCGGACTGGTACTTCGCTTCCAGCGTTTCGTGGGCGGCAGCGTCGAAGATCACCTCGATCGTGGTGCTGCCGGTGCTCTTGCGGCCCGACACGAACTGATCGAAGTCATCATCCCAGCTGGAAATGTCGATCTGCGAGGCTTGGCCGTCGGGGACGCCGGCCTGGCGGACGCCGACGATCTTCGTCGCAACGGCCGCCGCGGTGGCGACGTAAATGGTGGTGTGTTTGGTTTTGGTACTTGCCATGGTGGTGATCCTTGCGAGGGGCCAAAAAAAAGCCCGCACAAGGCGGGCGGGACTTTCCTGCAGCGCGTGTTCAGCGCGTTACGTGGAACTCAGCGTCAAAGGAGTACTCGAGGCGCCCGGTTTCGGCGTTCTTTCCTCCCGGGTTGTACGAGGTCACATTGCCGACGCGCTCAAGCGCAGCGCGCACGGCCGTGACTGCGGCGATGTAGCTGGTCTGGTCGTCGGCGACGATGTCGACCTGGCCAGCGAAGTGGTCATGCGGCGGCGGTCCGTCCAGCAGGTTCTCAGGGCTTCCGCCCGCCAGGTGCCAGACTACATAGGGGCGCGCCGCGTTCTCTTCGGCCAAGCCGAAGTAGCAGCGGGGAGGCGTCCCCAGCACTGCCTTGCAGGCTGCGTCGGCGGCGACGAGCTGATAGA is part of the Pseudoxanthomonas indica genome and encodes:
- the gp17 gene encoding tail completion protein gp17 — its product is MFPPIYQLVAADAACKAVLGTPPRCYFGLAEENAARPYVVWHLAGGSPENLLDGPPPHDHFAGQVDIVADDQTSYIAAVTAVRAALERVGNVTSYNPGGKNAETGRLEYSFDAEFHVTR
- a CDS encoding phage tail tube protein, producing MASTKTKHTTIYVATAAAVATKIVGVRQAGVPDGQASQIDISSWDDDFDQFVSGRKSTGSTTIEVIFDAAAHETLEAKYQSGEVMEFLVLAPASDSAAAVAPTVTASAFAAVTAVDNIKFKGYISNFAVAMADNDVWRGTITIQGTGPRTITKKSP